The Clostridia bacterium genome window below encodes:
- a CDS encoding DUF2273 domain-containing protein produces MPGFGSNHWNIPEDRAGSIIGAAAGAVFGLLVIVAGFWRALAFLFFVALGFMIGRYIDVNDDVKDDLARRFGRPRD; encoded by the coding sequence ATGCCTGGGTTCGGGAGCAACCACTGGAACATTCCTGAGGATCGCGCCGGTTCGATTATCGGCGCGGCGGCTGGAGCGGTTTTCGGCCTGCTGGTGATCGTGGCTGGTTTCTGGAGGGCCTTGGCCTTTCTGTTTTTCGTAGCTCTCGGCTTCATGATAGGCAGGTACATAGATGTCAACGACGATGTGAAAGATGATTTGGCTCGGCGGTTTGGCAGGCCGCGCGACTGA
- the nusB gene encoding transcription antitermination factor NusB gives MRTDRRRAREAAMRALYQMDISGSSPEQACEFAVAGSPDLDLPERAQLFAKTLVFGVVSKLKEIDDVIARLARDWAVDRMSPTDRNVMRIAVFEMLYLHDAPVAASIDEAVEIARLYGSAESSRFVNGILGSLAEMIKGGSGGESDARSGDGGGDAGEPRA, from the coding sequence ATGCGCACTGATAGGCGCAGGGCCCGCGAGGCCGCTATGAGGGCTCTTTATCAGATGGACATATCCGGATCCTCACCTGAACAGGCTTGCGAGTTCGCGGTGGCGGGCTCGCCAGATCTTGACCTGCCTGAGCGTGCCCAGCTATTTGCCAAGACGCTTGTGTTCGGAGTGGTGTCGAAGCTCAAAGAGATCGATGATGTCATTGCGCGACTCGCCCGAGATTGGGCCGTGGACCGGATGTCGCCGACCGATCGGAATGTGATGCGTATCGCCGTCTTCGAGATGTTGTATCTCCATGACGCGCCTGTGGCTGCCTCCATCGATGAGGCGGTGGAGATCGCCAGGCTCTATGGCAGCGCCGAGTCATCGAGGTTCGTGAATGGCATCCTCGGAAGCCTCGCTGAGATGATCAAGGGTGGTTCGGGTGGCGAAAGCGACGCGCGGAGCGGTGATGGAGGCGGCGATGCAGGCGAGCCTCGGGCTTGA